The nucleotide window GGGTCACGAGTTCAAATCTCGTTTCCCGCTAAAAATTTTTTTAAAATTTTAAAAATTTAAATTTCCTAAAATAATTTAATATTAAAAAAATAAAATAATTAAATTAAAATATTTTTAAATTATATTATTAAAATAATATTTTATAATATAATTATTGTTGTTGTTAAATATTATCAAATAGAATATTTAACAACAACAATAATTATTTTAAATCATATGAAAACGTTTATTAAATTTTTCAATTCTTCCACCAGAATCAACTGATCTTTGTTGTCCTGTATAGAATGGATGACAATGAGAACATACATCTAAATTAATATTTTTAGAAATAGTTGAAAATATTTTTTTAATATGTCCACAAGAACAAGTTGCTGTGATTTCAAAATACTCTGGATGAATGTTTTTTTTCATAATAATCCTTTTTAATATAATACAAACATAATTATAATTTACTTTCAAATGATTTGCATTTGAA belongs to Buchnera aphidicola (Eriosoma grossulariae) and includes:
- the rpmE gene encoding 50S ribosomal protein L31, producing the protein MKKNIHPEYFEITATCSCGHIKKIFSTISKNINLDVCSHCHPFYTGQQRSVDSGGRIEKFNKRFHMI